From uncultured Desulfobacter sp., the proteins below share one genomic window:
- a CDS encoding contractile injection system protein, VgrG/Pvc8 family has protein sequence MNDLDVTSSQYSARPRISIQGQNRQDLSDSVTSLSVHESDDGIYRCEVSFVNWGENHQRVDFLYFDRESLDFGHELTIEMGEGDTEAEVFSGRITGIEGLFLQQRSPEILILAEDRLQDLRMVRRTRTFEDVSVDDVIQQIAGEYGLQADIDLDSPTYRVLAQMNQSDLAFIRERVREVDADIWIEGDTLRAQSKARRNNGDFSLRYQQRLKEFSVLADLSHQRTHLAIGGWDIEAKETLEVEVETAAIQPELNGGRSGGEILAASFGRRRETVVHLAPASTDEARTMADAYYRKMARKFVSGRGIAEGDGRLRAGAHVTLEGIGSLFNGAYYINAVHHLFTLQQGYQTFFWVERAGLGAN, from the coding sequence ATGAATGATTTGGACGTTACATCTTCGCAATATTCTGCCCGACCAAGAATATCCATACAGGGACAAAATCGGCAGGATCTTTCTGATAGTGTCACCTCTTTATCCGTGCATGAGAGTGACGATGGTATTTACCGGTGCGAAGTCTCTTTTGTAAACTGGGGAGAGAACCATCAAAGAGTAGATTTTCTTTACTTTGACCGGGAAAGTTTGGATTTCGGGCACGAACTTACCATTGAAATGGGGGAAGGAGATACTGAGGCCGAAGTATTTTCCGGACGTATTACCGGTATTGAGGGCCTTTTTCTTCAGCAACGATCACCGGAAATTTTAATCCTGGCCGAAGACCGGCTGCAGGACTTGCGAATGGTGCGCCGTACGCGCACATTTGAAGACGTCTCAGTAGATGATGTGATTCAGCAGATTGCCGGTGAATATGGCCTTCAAGCAGATATTGATCTGGACAGCCCGACTTACCGCGTCCTCGCCCAAATGAACCAAAGCGATCTGGCCTTTATCCGGGAGCGGGTCCGGGAAGTGGATGCCGATATCTGGATTGAAGGGGATACCTTAAGGGCGCAGTCAAAGGCCAGACGCAACAACGGCGATTTCTCACTTCGTTATCAGCAACGATTAAAAGAGTTCTCCGTGTTGGCCGACCTGTCCCATCAGCGGACTCACCTTGCCATAGGTGGATGGGATATAGAGGCTAAGGAGACGCTTGAAGTAGAAGTAGAAACAGCCGCTATTCAACCTGAACTCAATGGCGGCCGGAGTGGCGGCGAAATTCTGGCCGCCAGTTTTGGGAGACGAAGGGAGACTGTGGTGCATTTAGCACCGGCTTCCACTGACGAAGCCCGGACCATGGCAGATGCCTATTACAGGAAAATGGCGCGTAAATTTGTCAGTGGCCGGGGAATTGCCGAGGGGGACGGCCGCCTGCGGGCAGGCGCCCATGTTACCCTGGAAGGCATTGGCAGCCTTTTTAATGGCGCTTACTATATCAATGCCGTTCATCATCTTTTTACATTGCAGCAAGGATATCAGACCTTTTTTTGGGTGGAACGGGCCGGATTAGGAGCAAATTAA
- a CDS encoding phage baseplate assembly protein V: protein MMFQPSVQNMFDERLPRGYGGSFYGVYSAIVSDINDPDGQGRIKVRLPWSPDGEGSAYEAWARLATMMAGTNRGSWFIPDVDDEVLVAFNAGNPRHPYVIGALWNGQDEPPETMDAGGNNYKKVIRSRNGVKITMDDTDGTESLTVETPGGQRIQLKDGPGTVEIQDSNGNSVKMEPSGMTINASAKLTINSSLIELSAGMVTVNAGMSRFSGVVQADTVITNSLISASQTPCAGSIW, encoded by the coding sequence ATGATGTTTCAACCATCAGTACAAAATATGTTTGATGAGAGACTCCCCAGGGGATATGGCGGCAGTTTTTACGGGGTCTATTCCGCCATTGTTTCTGATATCAACGATCCCGATGGACAGGGCCGTATCAAAGTTCGTCTTCCATGGTCTCCTGACGGCGAAGGAAGCGCCTATGAAGCATGGGCGCGTTTGGCCACAATGATGGCCGGAACCAACCGAGGTTCCTGGTTCATCCCTGATGTGGACGACGAGGTGCTGGTTGCCTTTAACGCCGGTAACCCCCGGCATCCCTATGTCATCGGGGCCTTGTGGAACGGTCAGGATGAGCCGCCCGAAACCATGGATGCCGGCGGTAACAACTATAAAAAGGTCATTCGTTCCCGTAATGGCGTAAAGATCACCATGGACGATACGGACGGCACGGAAAGCCTCACAGTGGAAACCCCGGGTGGCCAGCGGATTCAGCTTAAAGACGGTCCGGGGACTGTCGAAATTCAGGACAGCAATGGGAATTCTGTAAAAATGGAACCCTCAGGTATGACAATCAACGCTTCAGCCAAATTGACCATCAACAGCAGCCTGATTGAGTTGTCTGCCGGAATGGTTACGGTCAACGCCGGCATGTCTCGATTCAGCGGCGTGGTTCAAGCGGATACGGTCATCACCAACAGTCTCATAAGCGCCTCACAAACGCCTTGCGCGGGGAGCATATGGTAG
- a CDS encoding GPW/gp25 family protein: protein MDQGRMLGRGIHFPPRLNDQGRWSWSEGEENIRQSIRIILQTEPLERIMLPEFGSGLKRMLFQPNVTTTHNLIEEMIKRALGRWEPRIALSSVKVVEDSNDFSAAVVSIHYTVVATKKKDQIQLRMVLKG, encoded by the coding sequence ATGGACCAGGGACGCATGCTTGGCAGGGGCATACACTTTCCCCCGCGCCTTAATGACCAGGGGCGATGGTCATGGTCGGAAGGTGAAGAAAATATTCGCCAGTCTATCCGCATTATATTGCAGACAGAACCTTTAGAGCGGATCATGCTGCCTGAATTTGGGAGCGGGTTGAAACGCATGTTGTTTCAACCCAACGTGACAACGACCCATAATTTGATCGAAGAGATGATAAAACGGGCGCTGGGACGCTGGGAACCTCGAATAGCCCTGAGTTCTGTTAAAGTTGTTGAAGATTCCAATGACTTCAGCGCAGCAGTAGTTTCCATCCATTACACAGTAGTGGCGACAAAGAAGAAGGATCAAATACAATTAAGAATGGTTTTGAAAGGGTAG
- a CDS encoding baseplate J/gp47 family protein, translating into MPLPQPEFDGRTYRELLNEAIARIPAHNPEWTNFNDTDPGITLLQLFAFMSESIIYRANLIPERNRQKFLRLLRLPMRPASAAKGLVTFQNPRGALKVFTLNENIQVSAGNVPFRTENGLDVLPVESKLYYKRPLSEAQRAEVEDLYRQLYAAYDLTDTELDFYETTLFEPAVSGVTVRNLDISRQTKDGALWVALLARQGEKLDTVRDRIKGKILSLGILPALDEEGGVLYPLGPAVREDQSSLSFEIPNAEDDRIRFTPLTPILDHDPLVQPGIVKLTLPSDPEKLKVWTEGPLTAGVGNRPPSLEETDEINRLITWIRIRASHIDTREEATSRQRSINLSWVGINAANIIQRTHVAAEQLSKGTGEPDQILTLTNTPVIKDTLQLTINGETWNEIDDLSAASPEVPVRSPRLVSDYNTDSGIESTSSKVYTLDTESGEIRFGNGAHGMRPPNSALIQAAYDHGGGSQGMVGINTIIKSNNLPSGIKVANPVPTWGGSQAETVTEAERRIPGIFRHRDRLVAKQDYIDIAKSTPGIDLGRVEVLPLFHPKLPRQTSDGVVTLMVIPQFDHIHPNAPQPDRLFLETVCAHLSPRRILTTELHIRGPEYQPIWISVGIDTVPGFDPAPVREKVKTEVENFVSPLSGGFEGQGWPLGKTVDSLEIMAAVTRVSGVAKVNGLRLGKSTDAEINEVIIEGLALPQLMKVVVIEGDAPTLEEIRGDMEQSTQNGEVLDTNVVPVPVIPPQC; encoded by the coding sequence ATGCCATTACCACAACCTGAATTTGATGGCCGCACATATCGGGAACTGCTTAACGAGGCCATCGCACGAATTCCCGCGCACAATCCTGAGTGGACCAACTTTAATGATACCGATCCCGGGATCACATTACTGCAACTCTTTGCGTTCATGTCCGAAAGTATCATCTATCGTGCTAATCTTATTCCGGAACGTAACCGCCAAAAATTTCTGCGTCTTCTGAGACTGCCCATGCGCCCGGCTTCAGCAGCCAAAGGCCTTGTTACCTTTCAGAATCCACGCGGCGCATTGAAGGTTTTCACCCTGAATGAAAATATACAGGTATCTGCCGGCAATGTCCCGTTCAGGACCGAAAACGGTCTGGATGTGCTTCCCGTTGAGTCGAAGCTCTACTATAAACGCCCCTTATCCGAGGCGCAGAGGGCCGAGGTTGAAGATCTTTACCGTCAACTTTATGCCGCCTATGATCTGACCGATACAGAGCTTGATTTCTATGAAACCACGCTTTTTGAGCCGGCTGTCAGTGGGGTTACGGTTCGCAATCTGGATATTTCAAGGCAGACTAAAGACGGCGCTTTGTGGGTAGCGCTTTTAGCAAGGCAGGGAGAAAAATTGGATACCGTAAGGGATCGGATAAAGGGAAAAATATTATCACTGGGAATACTTCCGGCCCTGGACGAAGAGGGCGGTGTTCTTTATCCCCTGGGACCGGCGGTCCGGGAGGATCAATCCAGTCTGAGTTTTGAAATTCCCAATGCCGAGGATGATCGCATACGCTTTACGCCCCTTACTCCGATCCTTGACCATGATCCGCTGGTTCAGCCGGGAATCGTCAAACTGACGTTACCTTCTGACCCTGAGAAACTTAAGGTCTGGACGGAGGGTCCGTTAACTGCCGGAGTTGGCAATCGACCGCCCTCCCTGGAGGAAACCGATGAAATCAACCGATTAATCACCTGGATTCGCATCCGTGCGTCTCATATTGATACGCGCGAAGAAGCAACTAGCCGTCAACGCTCTATAAATTTAAGCTGGGTGGGCATCAACGCTGCCAACATTATTCAGCGTACCCATGTGGCAGCCGAACAGCTTTCAAAAGGTACTGGTGAACCGGATCAGATATTAACCCTGACAAATACACCGGTGATCAAGGACACACTTCAACTGACCATCAATGGCGAAACCTGGAACGAGATCGATGATCTTTCGGCAGCATCTCCCGAAGTGCCTGTGCGCAGTCCCCGCCTTGTTTCTGACTATAATACAGATTCGGGCATTGAGAGCACATCAAGTAAAGTCTATACCCTGGACACGGAATCCGGAGAAATCCGTTTTGGCAACGGCGCCCATGGCATGCGCCCGCCCAATAGTGCCCTGATACAGGCTGCATACGATCACGGGGGCGGCAGCCAGGGTATGGTAGGGATTAATACAATTATTAAATCCAATAACCTTCCTTCGGGTATCAAAGTCGCCAACCCCGTACCCACCTGGGGCGGCAGCCAGGCTGAAACCGTGACCGAAGCCGAACGGCGGATTCCCGGGATATTTCGTCACCGCGACAGGCTGGTTGCCAAGCAGGACTATATCGATATCGCGAAAAGTACTCCGGGCATTGATCTGGGCCGGGTAGAAGTGCTGCCCCTGTTTCATCCCAAACTTCCCAGGCAGACATCCGATGGTGTAGTGACTCTAATGGTTATTCCCCAATTTGATCACATTCATCCCAATGCGCCCCAACCGGATCGGCTTTTTCTGGAAACGGTCTGTGCCCACCTCTCTCCCAGACGCATCCTGACCACGGAGCTGCATATCCGCGGTCCGGAATATCAGCCGATATGGATTTCTGTGGGCATTGATACGGTACCTGGATTTGATCCCGCGCCTGTACGTGAAAAGGTGAAAACAGAGGTTGAGAATTTTGTAAGTCCCCTCAGCGGAGGTTTTGAAGGGCAGGGCTGGCCCCTTGGAAAGACCGTTGACTCACTTGAAATAATGGCTGCGGTAACACGTGTTTCAGGTGTTGCCAAAGTCAATGGCCTGCGTCTGGGCAAATCAACGGACGCTGAAATCAATGAAGTGATCATCGAAGGCCTTGCACTTCCCCAACTGATGAAGGTGGTCGTGATAGAAGGAGATGCGCCTACTCTTGAGGAGATTCGGGGCGACATGGAACAATCAACCCAGAATGGTGAGGTGCTCGATACCAATGTTGTACCTGTGCCTGTCATCCCCCCCCAGTGCTGA